A region from the Deltaproteobacteria bacterium genome encodes:
- the argH gene encoding argininosuccinate lyase: MVESKSSKTWGGRFAKPTDPRMERFSASVHVDGRLWAQDVRGSVAHARMLASQGIVSSAEGEQLVKGLEQIARELESGTLLLDPALEDVHTNIERRLGELVGPLAGKLHTGRSRNDQIATDLLLWMRDQIPALLGALGELRGVLVERAAQEVDVVLPGYTHMQRAQPVRLAHHWLAHYEALTRDAGRLRDARSRMARSPLGSGALAGSTLPIDRDQTARELGFAAPTRNTLDSVSARDAALELLAALAISMVHLSRLCEELVLWSSSEFGFVELDDAFSTGSSLMPQKKNPDAAELVRGKSGRVIGDLMSLLVTMKGLPLSYNRDMQEDKEPVIDAVDTTRTCLEVLAAAIKTLRVSHASMERAASDPMLIATDLADQLVLSGVPFREAHGVVSSVVAHSLAAGVELSALSRDTLRSFHPALDVDPAQFFRVERSLEARREPGAPSRPRVLEAIASARAELAEETP, from the coding sequence ATGGTCGAATCCAAGAGCTCCAAGACCTGGGGCGGGCGTTTTGCGAAGCCCACGGATCCGCGCATGGAGCGCTTCTCCGCCTCCGTGCACGTGGACGGAAGGCTCTGGGCGCAGGACGTCCGCGGAAGCGTCGCGCACGCGCGGATGCTCGCCAGCCAGGGGATCGTGAGCAGCGCCGAAGGCGAGCAGCTCGTGAAGGGTCTGGAGCAGATCGCGCGCGAGCTCGAGTCGGGAACGCTCCTGCTCGACCCCGCGCTCGAGGACGTGCACACCAACATCGAGCGGCGCCTCGGCGAGCTGGTCGGGCCGCTCGCGGGAAAGCTGCACACCGGGCGCAGCCGAAACGACCAGATCGCCACCGACCTGCTGCTGTGGATGCGCGACCAGATCCCGGCGCTGCTCGGCGCGCTCGGCGAGCTTCGCGGGGTGCTGGTCGAGCGCGCCGCGCAAGAGGTGGACGTGGTGCTGCCGGGCTACACGCACATGCAGCGCGCGCAGCCGGTGCGGCTCGCGCACCACTGGCTCGCGCACTACGAGGCGCTGACTCGCGACGCGGGCCGGCTCCGCGACGCTCGCTCGCGAATGGCGCGCTCGCCGCTCGGCTCCGGCGCGCTCGCCGGCAGCACGCTGCCGATCGACCGCGATCAGACCGCGCGCGAGCTCGGCTTCGCCGCCCCGACGCGGAACACGCTCGACTCCGTCTCCGCGCGCGACGCGGCGCTCGAGCTGCTCGCGGCGCTGGCCATCTCGATGGTCCACCTGTCCAGGCTCTGCGAGGAGCTCGTGCTGTGGAGCTCCTCGGAGTTCGGCTTCGTCGAGCTCGACGACGCGTTCTCGACCGGCTCGAGCCTGATGCCGCAGAAGAAGAACCCCGACGCCGCCGAGCTGGTGCGCGGCAAGTCCGGGCGCGTGATCGGCGATCTGATGAGCCTGCTCGTGACGATGAAGGGGCTCCCGCTCTCCTACAACCGCGACATGCAGGAGGACAAGGAGCCGGTGATCGACGCCGTCGACACCACGCGCACCTGTCTCGAGGTCCTGGCGGCCGCGATCAAGACGCTGCGCGTGAGCCACGCCAGCATGGAGCGCGCCGCGAGCGACCCGATGCTGATCGCGACCGATCTCGCCGATCAGCTGGTGCTCTCCGGCGTGCCGTTTCGCGAGGCGCACGGGGTGGTGAGCAGCGTCGTCGCGCACTCGCTCGCCGCCGGCGTCGAGCTCTCGGCGCTCTCGCGCGACACCCTGCGCTCGTTCCACCCCGCGCTCGACGTCGATCCGGCGCAGTTCTTCCGGGTCGAGCGCTCGCTCGAGGCGCGTCGCGAGCCCGGAGCGCCGTCCCGCCCGCGCGTGCTCGAAGCGATCGCGTCGGCTCGCGCGGAGCTGGCGGAGGAGACGCCATGA
- a CDS encoding PBP1A family penicillin-binding protein, whose protein sequence is MRRHLPRAALLLAILLLLLGVFALRAVSDLEERVEARFEGRLFAVPSRVYSRPLELRPGLDVERVRLRARLERMGYVAAASAKRTLRPGEYRQTPGLVEIHRRASRLPDRNDPARLFQLRLSGTRIAALRDSSGDLLGSVSLEPEIIAQFHGAERADRKLEALADVPPLLVDAIIAVEDQSFFEHGGIHVWRIAGAMLANLRAGRVVQGGSTVTQQLAKNFYLTRERTLTRKGTEALMALLLERNHTKREILEAYLNEVYMGQRGSVAIHGVGEAAQHYFGKQVGDLTLPEAALIAGLIKGPNLYSPYKHPEAARKRRDLVLGVLREQDKIDRDAYESALIADLGVRDVYVDEHVAPYFVEELRQELSERYGEEFLQSEGMAIYSTLDAELQRAANAAVTTRLSRLEQDYPSLRRPASPLQAAVVALSPASGEILALVGGRDYKLSQFNRAAQARRQPGSVFKPIVLLAALGRDGGAPRFTLLSKLEDEPFTLKLPTSTWQPVNYDGEYRGTVTVREAIEQSLNVPVAKLGIAIGPERIVATARRLGIESPLAPVPSVSLGSFELTVLEAARAYAALAASGSLPALRSYTGVVHSDGRVLEERPGAAEKVFDPAEVYLVTSALQGVVERGTGAALRAMGFRGDVAGKTGTSSDHRDAWFIGYTPEIVIAVWVGFDDGESVRVTGSVAALPIFADVLEVARGKAPAEEFSAPTGVESLEVDRETGLRAGFMCGGEREVFLRGTAPEGACGIFRGFGSETAKPSTGPPPPQEQARANPVRRALRSVFGWFGRGR, encoded by the coding sequence GTGCGCAGACACCTCCCCAGGGCGGCCCTCCTGCTCGCGATCCTCCTGTTGCTTCTGGGGGTGTTCGCGCTTCGCGCCGTCTCCGATCTCGAGGAGCGCGTCGAAGCGCGCTTCGAGGGCCGGCTCTTCGCCGTCCCATCGCGGGTCTACTCGCGGCCGCTCGAGCTGCGGCCCGGGCTCGACGTCGAGCGCGTCCGGCTGCGCGCCCGACTGGAGCGGATGGGCTACGTGGCGGCGGCGAGCGCCAAGCGGACGCTCCGGCCCGGTGAGTACCGCCAGACGCCCGGACTGGTCGAGATCCACCGCCGCGCCTCGCGCCTGCCGGATCGCAACGACCCTGCGCGGCTGTTCCAGCTGCGGCTCTCGGGCACGCGAATCGCGGCGCTCCGGGACTCGAGCGGCGATCTGCTCGGCTCGGTCTCGCTCGAGCCCGAGATCATCGCGCAGTTCCACGGCGCCGAGCGCGCGGATCGCAAGCTCGAGGCGCTCGCCGACGTTCCCCCACTGCTCGTCGACGCCATCATCGCGGTCGAGGATCAGTCCTTCTTCGAGCACGGCGGCATCCACGTCTGGCGCATCGCCGGCGCGATGCTCGCGAACCTGCGCGCGGGACGCGTCGTGCAGGGTGGAAGCACGGTCACCCAGCAGCTGGCGAAGAATTTCTACCTGACGCGCGAGCGCACGCTCACGCGCAAAGGGACCGAAGCGCTGATGGCGCTGCTGCTCGAGCGCAACCACACCAAGCGCGAGATCCTCGAGGCCTACCTGAACGAGGTCTACATGGGGCAGCGCGGCTCGGTCGCCATCCACGGCGTCGGCGAGGCCGCGCAGCACTACTTCGGCAAGCAGGTCGGCGACCTGACGCTGCCCGAGGCCGCGCTGATCGCCGGCCTGATCAAGGGTCCGAACCTGTACTCGCCGTACAAGCACCCCGAGGCCGCGCGCAAGCGTCGCGACCTGGTGCTCGGGGTCCTGCGCGAGCAGGACAAGATCGACCGCGACGCGTACGAGAGCGCGCTGATCGCCGACCTCGGCGTGCGCGACGTGTACGTGGACGAGCACGTCGCGCCGTACTTCGTCGAGGAGCTGCGCCAGGAGCTCTCGGAGCGCTACGGCGAGGAGTTCCTGCAGAGCGAGGGAATGGCGATCTACTCCACGCTCGACGCCGAGCTGCAGCGAGCGGCGAACGCGGCGGTGACGACGCGTCTCTCGCGGCTCGAGCAGGACTACCCGTCGCTGCGCCGGCCCGCCTCGCCGCTGCAGGCCGCGGTGGTCGCGCTCTCGCCTGCGAGCGGCGAAATCCTCGCGCTGGTCGGGGGCCGCGACTACAAGCTGAGCCAGTTCAATCGAGCCGCGCAGGCGCGTCGCCAGCCCGGGAGCGTCTTCAAGCCGATCGTCCTGCTCGCCGCGCTCGGCCGCGACGGAGGCGCGCCGCGCTTCACGCTGCTCTCGAAGCTCGAGGACGAGCCGTTCACGCTGAAGCTCCCGACCAGCACCTGGCAGCCGGTGAACTACGACGGCGAGTACCGCGGCACCGTGACGGTTCGCGAGGCGATCGAGCAGTCGCTGAACGTCCCGGTCGCCAAGCTCGGCATCGCGATCGGACCGGAGCGCATCGTCGCGACCGCGCGAAGGCTCGGCATCGAGAGCCCGCTTGCGCCCGTGCCGAGCGTCTCGCTCGGCTCCTTCGAGCTCACGGTGCTAGAGGCCGCGCGCGCCTATGCGGCGCTCGCCGCATCCGGTTCGCTGCCGGCGCTGCGCTCCTACACCGGTGTGGTTCACTCCGACGGACGCGTGCTCGAAGAGCGCCCGGGAGCGGCGGAGAAGGTCTTCGATCCGGCAGAGGTGTACCTGGTCACCTCGGCTCTGCAGGGCGTCGTCGAGCGCGGCACGGGAGCCGCCCTGCGAGCGATGGGGTTCCGCGGCGACGTCGCCGGCAAGACAGGCACGAGCTCCGACCATCGCGACGCCTGGTTCATCGGCTACACGCCGGAGATCGTGATCGCGGTCTGGGTCGGCTTCGACGACGGCGAGAGCGTGCGGGTCACCGGCTCGGTCGCGGCGCTGCCGATCTTCGCGGACGTGCTCGAGGTCGCGCGCGGCAAGGCGCCCGCAGAGGAGTTCTCGGCCCCCACCGGCGTGGAATCGCTCGAGGTCGACCGCGAGACCGGGCTGCGAGCGGGCTTCATGTGCGGCGGCGAGCGAGAGGTCTTCCTGCGCGGCACCGCGCCGGAAGGCGCCTGCGGGATTTTTCGCGGCTTCGGATCCGAGACCGCGAAGCCTTCGACCGGGCCGCCGCCGCCGCAGGAGCAAGCGCGCGCGAACCCGGTGCGCCGCGCGCTGCGCAGCGTGTTCGGCTGGTTCGGGCGCGGGAGGTGA
- the lspA gene encoding signal peptidase II, whose product MTPKLRTLLALMAVIVPLDQITKSLVSAYIERGSYWAPIAALEGFFRVTHARNPGGALGLAQGVPVLVFIVLSLVALVMIGSFFRRIEPNDRLSAVSLGLIVSGALGNLIDRIARGGEVVDFLQFNLGLFVFPDFNVADSAIVIGVVLLLLDVVTHETEDGVTRPSLPGEKEG is encoded by the coding sequence ATGACGCCGAAGCTTCGCACCCTGCTCGCGCTGATGGCGGTGATCGTGCCGCTGGACCAGATCACCAAGAGTCTGGTCTCCGCGTACATCGAGCGCGGCAGCTACTGGGCTCCGATCGCGGCGCTGGAGGGCTTCTTCCGCGTCACGCACGCGCGGAACCCGGGCGGAGCGCTCGGTCTCGCGCAGGGCGTGCCCGTGCTGGTCTTCATCGTGCTCTCGCTCGTGGCGCTGGTGATGATCGGATCGTTCTTCCGGCGCATCGAGCCGAACGACCGGCTCTCGGCGGTGTCGCTGGGCCTGATCGTGTCCGGGGCGCTCGGCAACCTGATCGACCGGATCGCGCGCGGCGGCGAGGTCGTGGACTTCCTGCAGTTCAACCTCGGGCTGTTCGTGTTCCCGGACTTCAACGTCGCGGATTCGGCGATCGTGATCGGCGTGGTGCTCCTGCTGCTCGACGTCGTGACCCACGAGACCGAAGACGGCGTCACCCGGCCGAGCCTGCCCGGGGAGAAGGAAGGCTGA
- the folK gene encoding 2-amino-4-hydroxy-6-hydroxymethyldihydropteridine diphosphokinase: MRRKAYVGIGANLGDPGAQVRAAIAELCRWGPHRASSLWRTEPLAQRGQPEPQPWYVNAAVEVGLGGDALSVLQRLLALELEFGRPAKRARWQPRLIDLDLLLFGDLALETPRLTLPHPGLARRRFVLAPLAELAPDLVAPGQTRTISELLADLDDPLRVEKL, from the coding sequence CTGAGGCGCAAGGCCTACGTCGGCATCGGGGCGAATCTCGGCGATCCCGGGGCTCAGGTGCGGGCGGCGATCGCCGAGCTCTGCCGCTGGGGGCCGCATCGCGCCTCGTCGCTCTGGCGCACGGAGCCGCTAGCGCAGCGCGGCCAGCCCGAGCCGCAGCCCTGGTACGTGAACGCCGCAGTCGAGGTCGGGCTCGGCGGCGACGCCCTCTCCGTCCTCCAGCGCCTGCTCGCGCTCGAACTCGAATTCGGCCGCCCTGCGAAGCGCGCTCGCTGGCAGCCGCGGCTGATCGACCTGGACCTGCTGCTCTTCGGAGATCTCGCGCTCGAGACCCCGCGCCTGACGCTGCCCCATCCGGGTCTCGCCCGTCGCCGCTTCGTGCTCGCGCCGCTCGCCGAGCTCGCCCCGGATCTGGTCGCCCCGGGGCAGACGCGCACGATCTCCGAGCTGCTCGCCGACCTTGACGATCCCCTGCGAGTCGAGAAACTGTGA
- the fsa gene encoding fructose-6-phosphate aldolase, with the protein MKFFLDTAHVPDIREGVSLGLCDGVTTNPSLLAKEKGDPRDVVREITKICDGPISAEVVSLDSEGMVREGLEWRKVASNIVVKIPMTVEGLKAIRVLSSQDVPTNCTLVFTPIQALMAAKAGAAMISPFVGRLDDIQPESGMQVIAQIREIFENYDIATEIIVASIRSPLHVLESARLGADIATIPPAVLFGLAKHPLTDKGIEQFLADWEKVKNR; encoded by the coding sequence ATGAAGTTCTTCCTCGACACCGCCCACGTTCCCGACATCCGCGAAGGCGTGTCGCTGGGTCTGTGCGACGGCGTGACCACCAATCCGAGCCTGCTCGCCAAGGAGAAGGGCGATCCGCGCGACGTGGTCCGCGAGATCACCAAGATCTGCGACGGCCCGATCAGCGCCGAGGTCGTCTCGCTCGACTCCGAGGGCATGGTCCGGGAGGGCCTGGAGTGGCGGAAGGTCGCCTCGAACATCGTGGTCAAGATCCCCATGACGGTCGAGGGGTTGAAGGCGATCCGGGTCCTCTCCAGCCAGGACGTCCCGACCAACTGCACCCTGGTCTTCACGCCGATCCAGGCGCTGATGGCCGCCAAGGCCGGCGCCGCGATGATCTCGCCGTTCGTCGGCCGCCTGGACGACATCCAGCCGGAAAGCGGCATGCAGGTGATCGCGCAGATCCGCGAGATCTTCGAGAACTACGACATCGCGACCGAGATCATCGTCGCCAGCATTCGCAGCCCGCTCCACGTGCTCGAGTCCGCGCGGCTCGGCGCCGACATCGCGACGATTCCCCCGGCGGTGCTCTTCGGGCTCGCCAAGCACCCGCTCACCGACAAGGGCATCGAGCAGTTCCTGGCCGACTGGGAGAAGGTCAAGAACCGGTAG
- a CDS encoding acetyl-CoA carboxylase carboxyltransferase subunit — translation MATETPKYLLENPLAAVAPAKTVTSLHPSAAVYEESIERGLELLERPKRGGGPARVRVQHAKGRMTVFERLKVLSDQEPNLLWQNWGKSLDGASIVTGVLSIGGRDVAVYGHDFTLRAGSMDATNGAKLARLIYMAAERGIPLIGMNDSAGAFVPAGVGGLDGYSEAFTALRRISGVVPSISLMFGYNAGGGAYLPRQGSFMIQCADTFIGLTGPGVVKAALGEDVTADALGGPGVHGRNGVCDLTTTDEVGSLRTALRLLSYLPDNCRVSPPFRPTSDPIDRFTVEEDILFRKTFDSPAGMSAPLDITLFLQQIVDHGEYFELQPTRARNLITAFGRIGGHVVGFIANNSAVASGQIDVDAARKGTRFIRFCNLYNVPMIFLEDVSGFTPGTEQESRGIILEGRRLLDAIIDIRVPSMTLIIRNAFGGAYAAYNSHFTGADAVFAMPMARISVMDAGGGAQFVFKDELRAIEAAYQKALAQGTTDVDARRERDAGLKALRERYERELMNPNEALSLGSVSRIVMPGTSRRVLGEHLSFLMRTYTPSAMSGPQREFE, via the coding sequence ATGGCGACTGAGACTCCCAAATACCTGCTCGAAAACCCGCTGGCCGCGGTGGCGCCGGCGAAGACGGTCACCTCGCTGCACCCCTCGGCCGCGGTCTACGAGGAGTCGATCGAGCGCGGGCTCGAGCTGCTCGAGCGGCCCAAGCGCGGCGGTGGCCCGGCGCGCGTTCGCGTCCAGCACGCGAAGGGCCGCATGACGGTCTTCGAGCGGCTGAAGGTGCTCTCGGACCAGGAGCCGAACCTGCTCTGGCAGAACTGGGGCAAGTCGCTCGACGGCGCCTCGATCGTGACGGGCGTGCTCTCGATCGGCGGGCGCGACGTGGCGGTGTACGGCCACGACTTCACGCTCCGCGCCGGCTCGATGGACGCCACCAACGGCGCGAAGCTCGCGCGGCTGATCTACATGGCGGCGGAGCGCGGCATCCCGCTGATCGGCATGAACGACTCGGCCGGCGCGTTCGTGCCCGCGGGCGTGGGCGGGCTCGACGGCTACAGCGAGGCGTTCACCGCGCTGCGCCGCATATCGGGCGTCGTGCCGAGCATCAGCCTGATGTTCGGCTACAACGCCGGCGGCGGCGCGTATCTGCCGCGCCAGGGCTCGTTCATGATCCAGTGCGCCGACACGTTCATCGGGCTCACCGGGCCCGGCGTGGTGAAGGCGGCGCTCGGCGAGGACGTGACGGCCGACGCGCTCGGCGGACCGGGCGTGCACGGGCGAAACGGCGTCTGCGATCTTACGACGACCGACGAGGTCGGCTCGCTGCGCACCGCGCTGCGGCTGCTCTCGTACCTGCCCGACAACTGCCGTGTGTCGCCGCCGTTCCGGCCGACCAGCGATCCGATCGACCGCTTCACCGTCGAAGAGGACATCCTGTTCCGCAAGACCTTCGACTCACCGGCGGGAATGAGCGCTCCGCTCGACATCACGCTCTTCCTGCAGCAGATCGTCGACCACGGCGAGTACTTCGAGCTGCAGCCGACCCGGGCGCGCAACCTGATCACGGCGTTCGGCCGGATCGGCGGCCACGTGGTCGGCTTCATCGCCAACAACTCCGCGGTCGCGAGCGGCCAGATCGACGTCGACGCCGCGCGCAAGGGCACGCGCTTCATCCGCTTCTGCAACCTCTACAACGTCCCGATGATCTTCCTCGAGGACGTCTCCGGCTTCACGCCGGGAACCGAGCAGGAGTCGCGCGGGATCATCCTCGAGGGCCGGCGCCTGCTCGACGCGATCATCGACATCCGCGTGCCGTCGATGACGCTGATCATCCGCAACGCGTTCGGCGGGGCGTACGCGGCCTACAACTCCCACTTCACGGGAGCCGATGCGGTCTTCGCCATGCCGATGGCGCGGATCTCCGTGATGGATGCCGGTGGCGGCGCGCAGTTCGTGTTCAAGGACGAGCTTCGCGCGATCGAGGCCGCGTACCAGAAGGCGCTCGCGCAGGGAACGACCGACGTCGACGCGCGGCGCGAGCGCGACGCCGGCCTGAAGGCGCTTCGCGAGCGCTACGAGCGCGAGCTGATGAACCCCAACGAAGCGCTCTCGCTGGGCTCGGTGTCGCGAATCGTGATGCCGGGCACGAGCCGGCGCGTGCTCGGCGAGCACCTCTCGTTCTTGATGCGCACCTACACGCCGAGCGCGATGTCCGGCCCGCAGCGGGAGTTCGAGTGA
- a CDS encoding biotin carboxylase, translated as MQGRDLVSRRFADCDSPWLRSFALDGLKVLVVCRGPVRLEAFQVFDEIGVREYGMLLSEKDSIVYPRCLAPELRSFRFPQNVHRVQDYTGSGQQQKKTRIGEIVAIALEHGYTHVFAGYGFMAEDAELVEAIERAGIGFMGPSSHVLRRAGAKDEAKKLARGLGNTVIPGVDDVSTRALLELAKDRKALEKRAKDAGLSFGWSAKESLEANAEAALQASYAAGVDLVGIADLQLEAERICAGIWRDYPTHRIRFKYIGGGGGKGQRVVSKPEEIATAVLDVCAESKVVEPGSNRNFLIELNIERTRHNEIQLIGNGDWCVSLGGRDCSVQMHEQKLIEVSLTRELLDDEIARAGGKTREVLIGDRGYLERMEAESEKFGAATGLDSVSTFECIVDGFDFFFMEMNTRIQVEHVVTELAYRLRFVNPDDPSEHFYVERLIEAMALLAAHGKRVPRPERVPRHLSAVEVRVNATNRALQPHAGGLIRSWSKPLPDEIRFDQGIGIRNPDTSSFVYYNVAGAYDSNIALVLTHGSSRRENYERMAEILRRMELRGDDLQTNREVHYGLIQWFLGRGVMAEPNTRFMTSYLGAVGALEQLASSVDLEFAFARLVKEASDADARAALEAKETLLLRPLGRLLANAHLLAGFLGRYDGELWKADGATVRFEANPVDVLERLYHFLDLEARADKPPAEQIWRHDAAVLESAHAFYAAVEARTTAKGADALAKLFAGKPAAALCGGDEALWSRCVAAHRGFQLGLELLLLIPRIGARAGFLDIRVDDDLSISFPERFLDASRATELARALAPPPPAAFDEIVTPMGGTFYSREAPHLPPLIEEGQHFEAGQPLFVIEVMKMFNKVAAPYPGTVTRNLMADRDGSIVKKGERVFAIDPDERRELETDEALARRRREATLALLH; from the coding sequence ATGCAGGGTCGCGACCTCGTTTCCCGGCGCTTCGCCGACTGCGACAGCCCCTGGTTGCGCTCGTTCGCGCTCGACGGGCTGAAGGTGCTGGTGGTCTGCCGCGGCCCGGTGCGCCTGGAGGCGTTCCAGGTCTTCGACGAGATCGGCGTGCGCGAGTACGGAATGCTGCTCTCCGAGAAGGACTCGATCGTGTACCCGCGCTGCCTGGCGCCGGAGCTGCGCTCGTTCCGCTTCCCGCAGAACGTGCACCGCGTGCAGGACTACACCGGATCGGGTCAGCAGCAGAAGAAGACCCGGATCGGCGAGATCGTCGCGATCGCGCTCGAGCACGGCTACACGCACGTCTTCGCCGGCTACGGGTTCATGGCCGAGGACGCCGAGCTGGTCGAGGCGATCGAGCGCGCGGGAATCGGCTTCATGGGGCCGTCCTCGCACGTGCTGCGGCGCGCGGGGGCCAAGGACGAGGCCAAGAAGCTCGCCCGCGGTCTCGGCAACACGGTGATACCGGGCGTGGACGACGTGAGCACGCGCGCGCTGCTCGAGCTCGCGAAGGACCGCAAGGCGCTCGAGAAGCGCGCGAAGGACGCCGGCCTCTCGTTCGGCTGGAGCGCCAAGGAGAGCCTGGAGGCGAACGCCGAGGCGGCGCTCCAGGCGAGCTACGCGGCGGGCGTGGACCTGGTGGGCATCGCCGACCTGCAGCTCGAGGCGGAGCGGATCTGCGCCGGAATCTGGCGCGACTACCCGACGCACCGCATCCGCTTCAAGTACATCGGCGGCGGCGGCGGCAAGGGCCAGCGCGTGGTCTCCAAGCCCGAGGAGATCGCGACGGCGGTCCTGGACGTCTGCGCCGAGTCCAAGGTCGTCGAGCCGGGCTCGAACCGGAACTTCCTGATCGAGCTCAACATCGAGCGCACGCGCCACAACGAGATCCAGCTGATCGGAAACGGAGACTGGTGCGTCTCGCTCGGCGGCCGCGACTGCTCGGTGCAGATGCACGAGCAGAAGCTGATCGAGGTCTCCCTCACCCGAGAGCTGCTCGACGACGAGATCGCGCGAGCCGGCGGGAAGACGCGCGAGGTGCTGATCGGCGACCGCGGCTACCTCGAGCGGATGGAGGCCGAGAGCGAGAAGTTCGGTGCGGCCACCGGGCTCGATTCCGTGTCCACGTTCGAGTGCATCGTCGACGGCTTCGACTTCTTCTTCATGGAGATGAACACGCGCATCCAGGTCGAGCACGTCGTCACGGAGCTCGCCTATCGGCTGCGCTTCGTGAATCCGGACGACCCGAGCGAGCATTTCTACGTCGAGCGTCTGATCGAGGCGATGGCGCTGCTCGCCGCGCACGGCAAGCGCGTTCCGCGTCCCGAGCGTGTGCCCCGGCACCTGTCCGCCGTCGAGGTGCGCGTCAACGCGACCAATCGCGCGCTGCAGCCGCACGCGGGCGGGCTGATCCGAAGCTGGTCGAAGCCGCTCCCCGACGAGATCCGCTTCGACCAGGGGATCGGCATCCGCAACCCCGACACGAGCTCGTTCGTCTACTACAACGTCGCCGGCGCCTACGACTCGAACATCGCGCTGGTCCTCACCCACGGCAGCTCGCGGCGCGAGAACTACGAGCGCATGGCCGAGATCCTGCGGCGGATGGAGCTGCGTGGCGACGACCTGCAGACGAACCGCGAGGTCCACTACGGCCTGATCCAGTGGTTCCTGGGCCGGGGCGTCATGGCCGAGCCGAACACCCGCTTCATGACCTCGTACCTCGGCGCGGTCGGCGCGCTGGAGCAGCTCGCGAGCAGCGTCGACCTGGAGTTCGCTTTCGCCCGGCTCGTGAAAGAGGCCTCCGACGCCGACGCCCGCGCGGCGCTCGAAGCCAAGGAAACCCTGCTGCTGCGCCCGCTCGGGCGCCTGCTCGCGAATGCGCACCTGCTCGCGGGCTTTCTCGGCCGCTACGACGGCGAGCTCTGGAAGGCGGACGGCGCGACCGTGCGCTTCGAGGCCAACCCGGTCGACGTCCTCGAGCGCCTCTACCACTTCCTCGACCTCGAAGCGCGCGCCGACAAGCCGCCCGCCGAGCAGATCTGGCGGCACGATGCGGCGGTACTGGAGTCCGCGCACGCGTTCTACGCGGCGGTCGAGGCGCGCACGACGGCGAAGGGTGCGGATGCGCTGGCAAAGCTCTTCGCGGGCAAGCCCGCGGCCGCTCTTTGCGGGGGCGACGAAGCGCTCTGGTCGCGCTGCGTGGCCGCGCACCGCGGCTTCCAGCTCGGCCTCGAGCTCCTGCTGTTGATCCCGCGCATCGGCGCGCGCGCCGGGTTCCTCGACATCCGTGTCGACGACGACCTGTCGATCAGCTTCCCGGAGCGCTTTCTGGACGCCTCGCGCGCCACCGAGCTCGCGCGCGCGCTGGCCCCGCCTCCGCCGGCCGCCTTCGACGAGATCGTCACACCGATGGGGGGGACGTTCTACTCGCGCGAAGCGCCGCACCTTCCGCCGCTGATCGAGGAGGGCCAGCACTTCGAAGCCGGCCAGCCGCTCTTCGTCATCGAAGTCATGAAGATGTTCAACAAGGTCGCGGCTCCGTACCCGGGCACCGTCACGCGGAACCTGATGGCGGATCGCGACGGCAGCATCGTCAAGAAGGGCGAACGGGTGTTCGCGATCGATCCCGACGAACGCCGCGAGCTCGAAACCGACGAGGCGCTCGCGCGGCGCAGGCGCGAAGCCACGCTGGCGCTGCTGCACTAG